ACGCCCTTTAACCCAGCATACCTGAAGGAAATGATGCACGAAGGATCAAGGATTTCAATCTCCAAAAATCCAGCCGCAAATTCATTGAGGTCACAACCCTGTCGGATGGTCATAATAACAGGGCAGACCAATCTGTCAATAAGCAGTGCTTGACACTCAAATGATTAAGCAGGAGCGACAGTCTACGGAAGTTTATAACCTCTTCAGATCTTCTTGGCCATCAGGACCCTGTCATTACCTGACAAGTCTTTTCTGATTTCTGCGCATTTATATGCCCCTGTATCCCCGGTCATCCGAATGGCCTGTCTCCCCTGATCATATCCGATTTCACAGATGAACCATGCTCCTTTGCGAAGTATACGGGGTACGGTCTTGATAAGTCTTGCAATGTCTCCAAGCCCATCCTTTCCGCTGAAGAGCGATCTCTCCGGTTCATTATTGATTATTTCCTTTGCCAGGAGCGTTCTGTCCTTATCAGCCACATAAGGCGGGTTGCTGACAACCAGATGAAATCCCCGGTCTGCGCCGGCAACCGCTTTTCCAGGCGGATAAATGCCGGCTTCATACGATCTGAAGGGACCGGTCCAGTCTGCCTGTAACAGGCTTACCCTGGATAGCACTCCGTGTCTCTCGGCATTTTGGCGTGCCACGACCAGGGCATTAAAGGACAGGTCTGTTGCCACTAAAGCGGCTTCTGGAATTTCACATGCAAGTGTTATTGCCAGGACGCCGCTACCCGTGCCCAGGTCCAGTATAAAGGGCCTTTGCCATCTTTCATGCCTGACAAGGCCAAGGGCGATCTCCACGATCAACTCGGTCTCGGGCCTGGGTATTAAGGTGTCCCTGGTTACACGAAATGAAAGGGACCAGAATTCCCGCTGGCCTGAAATATAGGCAGTGGGTTCGTGCAAGGCCCTTCGGGAAACAAGGGCCATGTACTGCTCTCTTAAAGAGTCTTCGAGCAGAAACTCGGGATGGAGGTGAAGCCAGATCCGTTCTTTTCCCAACAGGTGGGCCAGCAGAATCTCAGCTTCAAGTTGCGGGTTTTCTATGCAGGCGCAGGAGAGTTGTTCAGTGGCCTGTGCGAGTATCCGGACTATTGTCATCTGAGCTTTGGGTCAGGGCCTGTGCCTGATAATGAGTCCCCAGTGCCTCTATTATTTCGTCTATATCTCCTTCCATTACAGTCTCGAGGCGATAAAGGGTGAGGCCTATCCGATGGTCGGTCAACCTGCCCTGGGGAAAGTTGTAGGTACGAATACGCTCACTCCTGTCCCCTGTGCCCACCATGCTCCGCCTTTCGTCTGAGAGCTGGGATTGTTGTTCTCTGCGATTCAGGTCCAGAAGACGGGCATAAAGCACCTTCATGGCCTTGGCCCTGTTTTTGTGTTGCGAGCGCTCGTCCTGGCACTGCACTACCAGCCCTGTGGGCAGATGGGTGATACGTACTGCGGACTCCGTCTTGTTGACGTGTTGTCCCCCTGCTCCGGAGGCACGGTAAACGTCAACCCGGAGGTCAGCAGGATCGATATCCACGTCCACATCATCGGCCTCGGGCAGTACGGCCACAGTAACGGCCGATGTATGTATGCGCCCCTGGGTCTCGGTATCAGGAACCCTCTGGACCCTGTGGGTGCCGCTCTCGTACTTTAAACGGCTGTAAACCCTGTTCCCGGAGACAAGGGCGATTATTTCCTTGAATCCGCCGCCCCCGGTCATATGGACGTTCAGCACCTCCACTTTCCAGTTTTTCTGCTCGGCATAACGGCTGTACATACGGAACAGATCCGCTGCAAAAAGGGCGGCCTCGTCTCCGCCTGTACCGGCCCTGATTTCCAAAAGTACGTTCTTTTCGTCATTAGGATCCCTGGGCAGGAGGAGATATTTTATTTTCTGCTCGAGCCCCTGACTTTTCTCCTCAAGCTGCTCCAGTTCCGACTGCGCGAGCTCCCGGATTTCCGGATCAGGATCATTGAGTAAGACCCTGTTCTCGTCAATCTGTTTAATTACCTCACGATCCTGGCGGTAGGCTTCAACTATTATCCTCAGATCGGCGTGCCTTTTTGCAATTTTCTGATATCTCTTTTGATCTTTAAGTAAATCAGGATCGCTTAGTTCTTTCTCTAAAGCCTGGTACGTCTTCTCTAATTCTTGAAGTTTAGTTAACATTTCAAGGGTTGTTGCTTTCCGCGGCCTCACCATACTTCCGGTAGAATTTCTCCACCCGCCCGGCGGTATCGACGAGTTTCTGTTTGCCTGTAAAAAAAGGATGACACATGGAGCATATCTCTACCTTTATCTCTTTTTTGGTTGAACCTATCTCAAACTCATTACCGCAGGCACATCTTACCTTGGCGTTATAGTATTTCGGATGAATTTTTTCCTTCATTGTTTTTATATCTCCTGTTTAGATATTGATATTCTGAAATTCAATTATACTGCAAAAAGCGTTTTTGTCCAAAATCTTCCGCCCGGCACGCCGAACTTCGCGTATTTGATCACGGGGCAGGGCCGTCCCTTGGAGCGACCTGCGTAAGTCCCGCAGTTTTTCTTGGCCTTTGGGGCGGGGGAAACCCCGGCTCCGGAGCGAAGCGAAGGAGAACGGGGAGGGGGCAGGANNNNNNATCACGGGGCAGGGCCGTCCCTTGGAGCGACCTGCGTAAGTCCCGCAGTTTTTCT
Above is a genomic segment from Deltaproteobacteria bacterium containing:
- the prmC gene encoding peptide chain release factor N(5)-glutamine methyltransferase — protein: MTIVRILAQATEQLSCACIENPQLEAEILLAHLLGKERIWLHLHPEFLLEDSLREQYMALVSRRALHEPTAYISGQREFWSLSFRVTRDTLIPRPETELIVEIALGLVRHERWQRPFILDLGTGSGVLAITLACEIPEAALVATDLSFNALVVARQNAERHGVLSRVSLLQADWTGPFRSYEAGIYPPGKAVAGADRGFHLVVSNPPYVADKDRTLLAKEIINNEPERSLFSGKDGLGDIARLIKTVPRILRKGAWFICEIGYDQGRQAIRMTGDTGAYKCAEIRKDLSGNDRVLMAKKI
- a CDS encoding 50S ribosomal protein L31; translated protein: MKEKIHPKYYNAKVRCACGNEFEIGSTKKEIKVEICSMCHPFFTGKQKLVDTAGRVEKFYRKYGEAAESNNP
- the prfA gene encoding peptide chain release factor 1, with the protein product MLTKLQELEKTYQALEKELSDPDLLKDQKRYQKIAKRHADLRIIVEAYRQDREVIKQIDENRVLLNDPDPEIRELAQSELEQLEEKSQGLEQKIKYLLLPRDPNDEKNVLLEIRAGTGGDEAALFAADLFRMYSRYAEQKNWKVEVLNVHMTGGGGFKEIIALVSGNRVYSRLKYESGTHRVQRVPDTETQGRIHTSAVTVAVLPEADDVDVDIDPADLRVDVYRASGAGGQHVNKTESAVRITHLPTGLVVQCQDERSQHKNRAKAMKVLYARLLDLNRREQQSQLSDERRSMVGTGDRSERIRTYNFPQGRLTDHRIGLTLYRLETVMEGDIDEIIEALGTHYQAQALTQSSDDNSPDTRTGH